Proteins from one Synergistota bacterium genomic window:
- a CDS encoding ATP-grasp domain-containing protein, whose product MKVLITSASRKVVLVRSFKQYAIVYATDIDSLSPAIYVADFFYKAPLTLSPEFPKFVLDLVKREKIDLVVPTTDDDLLVIASIREALFEEGVFPLVSPLDVVLTCNDKLKTLFFFKKNGIPTPDTFTLDEFKRGYTLPFKAMFKKRFGRGSRGNFSLNKGEVIPESISEDYLIQRYIEGREYTIDAFVDLEGKVISVVPRERILVSDGVSIRGRTVRSSELISWGRKICEILRPLGPVNIQCIWGEEGLFFIEINPRFSGGIALTLASGANFVKWSLDLACGKKLSPFYDFEELYMSCYNDPIFFKTPLGGV is encoded by the coding sequence GTGAAGGTTCTAATTACTTCAGCTTCAAGAAAGGTGGTGTTGGTTAGAAGCTTTAAGCAGTATGCGATAGTTTATGCTACTGATATAGATTCCCTTTCACCGGCCATCTATGTGGCTGATTTTTTTTACAAAGCCCCTTTGACTCTATCTCCGGAGTTTCCCAAATTTGTGTTAGACCTCGTTAAGAGAGAAAAAATAGATTTGGTTGTACCAACGACTGATGATGATCTTTTGGTTATAGCCTCAATCAGAGAGGCTCTATTTGAAGAAGGTGTATTCCCCTTGGTTTCCCCATTAGATGTAGTTCTGACTTGCAATGATAAGCTTAAGACCCTCTTTTTCTTTAAAAAGAACGGTATTCCCACTCCAGACACCTTTACCCTTGATGAGTTTAAAAGAGGATATACTTTGCCCTTTAAGGCCATGTTTAAGAAGAGGTTTGGTAGAGGAAGTAGGGGTAACTTTTCCCTTAATAAAGGAGAGGTTATTCCCGAAAGTATAAGTGAGGATTACCTCATTCAGAGGTACATAGAAGGTAGGGAGTATACCATAGATGCCTTTGTTGACCTTGAGGGTAAGGTGATATCGGTGGTTCCAAGGGAGAGGATTTTGGTGAGTGATGGGGTTTCTATAAGGGGAAGAACAGTTAGAAGTTCAGAGCTGATATCCTGGGGTAGAAAAATATGTGAGATTCTTAGGCCATTAGGTCCAGTTAATATTCAATGCATATGGGGAGAAGAGGGGCTTTTCTTCATAGAGATAAATCCCCGTTTTTCGGGAGGGATAGCCTTAACGTTAGCTTCAGGTGCTAATTTCGTCAAATGGAGTTTAGACTTGGCGTGTGGAAAGAAACTGTCTCCTTTTTACGATTTTGAAGAGCTTTACATGAGCTGTTATAACGATCCTATATTTTTCAAGACTCCCTTAGGAGGGGTTTAA
- a CDS encoding glycosyltransferase family protein produces the protein MGLVQARMGSRRFPGKVLAELDGKPLILFLLERLRFSRRVDSFIIATSNLPEDDVLVEVVRRGGYQVFRGDPIDVLDRFYKAAYLFEADYVVRITADNPLTDPEHMDEAVMSAVNKRADYVTFVGLPLGASTEVISFGALKRAYEEAKSPYQREHVTPYINENPDKFKVIYLKAFPDFKYDSFRLTVDYPEDLELIRAIFREMRDKVDWKIGDVIELLIARSEIAVLNKHVIQKSKFEVDERWNNKNG, from the coding sequence GTGGGATTAGTTCAGGCCAGGATGGGGTCAAGGCGCTTTCCAGGTAAGGTGCTTGCGGAGCTTGATGGTAAACCTCTTATTCTCTTTTTGCTTGAGAGATTAAGGTTTTCCAGGAGAGTGGATAGCTTTATTATAGCTACCTCAAATCTCCCTGAGGATGATGTTTTGGTTGAGGTTGTAAGGAGAGGAGGTTATCAAGTCTTCAGAGGAGATCCTATAGATGTGCTTGATAGGTTTTATAAGGCTGCTTATTTGTTTGAGGCGGATTACGTAGTAAGGATAACTGCTGATAACCCATTAACTGATCCAGAGCATATGGACGAGGCAGTTATGAGCGCTGTTAATAAAAGGGCTGACTATGTAACCTTTGTTGGTCTTCCTCTTGGAGCCTCTACAGAAGTTATTTCCTTTGGTGCTCTGAAAAGGGCTTATGAGGAGGCAAAATCTCCCTATCAGAGAGAACATGTAACTCCTTATATAAATGAAAACCCTGATAAATTTAAAGTTATATATCTTAAAGCTTTTCCAGATTTTAAGTATGATAGCTTTAGGTTAACTGTAGATTACCCTGAGGATCTTGAGCTTATTAGGGCGATATTTAGGGAAATGAGGGATAAAGTAGATTGGAAGATTGGAGATGTTATTGAGCTTTTAATAGCTAGATCTGAAATAGCCGTCTTGAATAAGCATGTTATTCAGAAGAGCAAATTTGAAGTAGATGAGAGGTGGAATAATAAGAATGGTTAG
- a CDS encoding N-acetylneuraminate synthase family protein produces the protein MVRVGRKFIGMGAPCFVIAEAGINHNGDVELAKELIRQAAKSGADAVKFQIFHAENLVEEGTPEFEMFKKYELPDSLWKELAYLAEKEGIIFMATPFDLEAVRIMEDIGALAYKIASGDITNFELISHVARKWKPVFLSTGGATIEEVASAVDCVYGEENDRVILLHCVSCYPAPQEELNLRAINDLWRHFYLPVGFSDHSIGIEAALVAVSMGAVAIEKHFTLDKSLQGPDHIHSLTPDELADMVNKIRKIEKMFGSGRKEPLPCESEVRTKGRRGIKAAIDIPRGTIIERRMLSLVRPKRGIGVEDLKNVLGKKAKRNIMKGEDLRWEDLS, from the coding sequence ATGGTTAGAGTTGGCAGGAAGTTCATAGGTATGGGAGCTCCTTGCTTTGTTATAGCTGAGGCTGGGATAAATCACAATGGTGATGTGGAGCTTGCGAAAGAGCTTATAAGACAGGCCGCAAAAAGCGGCGCTGATGCGGTTAAGTTTCAGATATTTCATGCGGAAAACCTCGTTGAGGAGGGAACACCTGAATTTGAGATGTTTAAGAAGTATGAGCTTCCTGATAGCCTTTGGAAGGAGCTTGCTTACCTTGCTGAGAAGGAGGGCATTATCTTTATGGCTACTCCCTTTGATCTTGAGGCTGTGAGGATAATGGAGGATATAGGTGCTTTGGCTTACAAAATAGCTTCGGGAGATATAACTAACTTTGAGCTTATAAGTCATGTGGCTAGGAAGTGGAAACCGGTATTTCTATCTACCGGTGGGGCTACTATTGAGGAGGTAGCGTCTGCTGTAGATTGTGTGTATGGAGAGGAAAACGACAGAGTAATACTTCTTCACTGTGTTTCTTGTTATCCTGCTCCTCAGGAGGAGTTGAATTTAAGGGCTATTAATGACCTCTGGAGGCACTTTTATCTTCCTGTTGGTTTTTCTGATCATAGCATAGGTATAGAGGCAGCTTTGGTTGCTGTCTCCATGGGAGCTGTAGCTATAGAGAAGCATTTTACTTTAGATAAGTCTTTACAAGGACCTGATCATATTCACTCTTTAACTCCTGATGAGCTTGCTGATATGGTTAACAAGATAAGGAAGATAGAGAAGATGTTTGGAAGCGGTAGAAAAGAGCCTTTACCATGCGAATCGGAGGTAAGAACAAAGGGGAGGAGAGGAATCAAAGCCGCTATAGATATACCGAGAGGAACGATTATAGAAAGGAGGATGTTATCTTTAGTTAGACCTAAGAGGGGGATAGGCGTAGAGGATCTTAAAAATGTTTTAGGTAAAAAGGCTAAAAGGAATATCATGAAGGGAGAGGATCTCCGTTGGGAGGATCTAAGCTAA
- a CDS encoding DegT/DnrJ/EryC1/StrS aminotransferase family protein: MGGSKLMSVPFFKPSIGNEEIESVAEVLRSGWLTKGRLTEKFEESCKSFLSASDCLAVSSGTAGLHLALLSLGLKPGDEVITTSLTHVATVQAILYVGAKPVFADIDPETMNLSPQEVLKRITRKTKAILPVHFAGHPCDMDEFKNIAKDYNIRIVEDAAHAFGASYNGRMIGSDSLSDITVFSFYPNKPITTGEGGLVCGSKEVIGRLRVISHHGIVYPINGRLWKYDALELGYKYNFTDIQAAIGLVQLSKAKDLLLKRKKWFELYNEAFKDEEALIKPVVKKYAFPSYYIYPLRLNLEALRCSRDEFALSLEKEGVGISVHYSPPVHLHSYYLRTLGVKESFLPITEEASKSEISLPLYPDMTEEEFDFVVDKVFKLLKVFKR, translated from the coding sequence TTGGGAGGATCTAAGCTAATGAGTGTTCCCTTCTTTAAGCCATCTATTGGGAATGAAGAGATAGAAAGCGTAGCTGAGGTCTTAAGGAGCGGATGGCTGACTAAGGGTAGGCTAACTGAGAAGTTTGAGGAAAGTTGTAAGAGCTTCCTTTCGGCTTCCGATTGCCTTGCAGTTTCCTCTGGGACCGCTGGTCTTCATCTTGCGCTTTTGTCTTTAGGTTTAAAGCCTGGAGACGAAGTTATAACAACTTCCTTAACTCATGTAGCTACAGTTCAAGCGATACTTTATGTAGGTGCCAAACCGGTATTTGCTGATATAGACCCTGAGACGATGAATCTCTCTCCTCAAGAGGTCTTAAAGAGGATAACACGCAAAACCAAGGCTATTCTTCCCGTTCATTTTGCAGGGCACCCTTGTGATATGGATGAGTTTAAGAATATAGCGAAAGATTATAATATTCGTATCGTTGAAGATGCTGCTCATGCCTTTGGTGCTTCATATAATGGAAGAATGATAGGGAGCGATAGTTTAAGTGACATAACGGTTTTTAGCTTCTATCCAAACAAGCCCATAACTACTGGAGAGGGAGGTTTGGTATGTGGAAGTAAAGAGGTAATAGGAAGGCTTAGAGTTATATCTCATCACGGTATAGTTTACCCTATAAATGGCAGGCTGTGGAAGTATGATGCTCTTGAGCTTGGATATAAATATAACTTTACTGATATTCAAGCTGCTATAGGATTGGTTCAGCTGTCTAAGGCTAAGGATCTCCTCTTAAAAAGGAAAAAGTGGTTTGAGCTTTATAATGAAGCTTTCAAAGATGAGGAGGCTTTGATAAAACCTGTTGTTAAGAAATACGCCTTTCCTTCATATTATATATATCCTTTAAGGCTTAATTTAGAAGCTTTAAGGTGTTCTCGTGATGAGTTTGCTCTTTCTCTTGAGAAGGAGGGAGTGGGGATAAGCGTTCACTATTCCCCACCGGTTCATCTTCACTCTTATTACCTTAGAACCCTTGGTGTTAAGGAGAGCTTCTTACCTATTACAGAGGAGGCCTCAAAAAGCGAAATAAGCCTTCCCCTTTATCCTGATATGACTGAGGAAGAGTTTGATTTCGTCGTAGACAAGGTGTTTAAGCTTCTTAAGGTGTTTAAGAGGTGA
- a CDS encoding glycoside hydrolase family 88 protein — protein MILEKIEGVLKSENLKKGFPSYTIKGRWWFKPFDHPDFWDLGFFVGLLIKIEDFRDIGLSLLKRLEEREYPLNHNLGFLVYSSFAPAYIVTGSKRIRDRIEVEAKRLASLFDKSLGFIPMDYPRSSSIAIDTLASIEMLWWASKEFRNEELFEIARKHALSSLRFLLRDDGSTIHIYSMSEGPIKGQGLSSLSCWSRGAAWGALGFLRAYEETGEAVFNEACKRILRFARRNVDEDGVPPWDFCDRYGPKDTSAGAIFLKVLSSFDREFSTWRSCLLKTLSLKYVARERDWEGLLKGGCYHYHWKKGINESLIWGDFFALDIFRSMV, from the coding sequence TTGATTCTTGAGAAGATAGAGGGCGTTTTAAAGAGTGAAAACCTTAAAAAAGGCTTTCCAAGTTACACGATTAAGGGAAGGTGGTGGTTTAAACCCTTTGACCATCCGGATTTTTGGGATTTGGGCTTTTTCGTTGGGTTGCTCATTAAAATCGAAGATTTTAGAGATATAGGGCTTAGTCTTCTTAAGAGGCTTGAAGAGAGGGAGTATCCTTTAAATCATAATTTAGGTTTTTTGGTTTATAGCTCTTTCGCCCCAGCTTATATAGTAACAGGCTCTAAGAGGATAAGAGACAGAATAGAGGTTGAAGCTAAGAGATTAGCATCGCTTTTTGATAAAAGCTTGGGTTTCATCCCAATGGATTACCCTAGGAGTAGTAGTATAGCTATTGATACTTTAGCCTCTATTGAGATGCTTTGGTGGGCTTCAAAGGAGTTCAGAAATGAGGAGCTTTTTGAGATTGCGAGGAAGCATGCTTTAAGCTCCTTAAGGTTTCTTTTAAGAGATGATGGTTCAACTATTCATATATATTCTATGAGTGAAGGCCCTATTAAAGGACAAGGTTTAAGCTCCTTAAGCTGTTGGTCGAGAGGGGCTGCATGGGGAGCTCTCGGTTTCTTAAGAGCCTATGAGGAAACTGGGGAGGCTGTATTTAATGAAGCTTGTAAGAGGATATTAAGGTTTGCCAGAAGAAACGTGGATGAAGATGGCGTTCCTCCATGGGATTTCTGTGATAGATATGGTCCTAAGGATACATCGGCAGGTGCCATATTCTTGAAAGTTTTATCCTCTTTTGATAGGGAGTTCTCGACTTGGAGAAGCTGCTTGCTTAAGACCCTTTCCCTTAAGTATGTTGCTAGGGAGAGAGACTGGGAAGGGCTTCTTAAGGGAGGCTGTTATCATTATCACTGGAAGAAAGGTATAAATGAAAGTTTAATTTGGGGAGATTTCTTCGCTTTAGATATCTTCAGATCTATGGTATAA
- a CDS encoding flippase-like domain-containing protein produces MKGTSLKKGLFIFLLITFTTAFFVIFFTISKETISALFKLNKLSLLLAFSCIFASWTFEFLRFRELIRAAGWDISFLDGLVLVWINYFGCAVTPLQSGGGPFQIYVLYRKNVPIGIGFAVTLIRTLITLIILSFAGPIIIFAHPEMTENALLKGMMIYVSVFLVGVSILIFISLKRVELIRKIAMWVVLFLHRLGLFRKVGPRYVIRRINKEIELYNDNFRVLIGKGKRHLALAIAYSFLQLLAHFLALPSVMWGMGLSFELDKVLMIQAVFLFILYFVPTPGGSGVAEGGAAILFRYVMPAHMAGVMAVLWRFFTDYIPIILGGIVTLKIFGLRTLEEVMKPGEEGLQ; encoded by the coding sequence ATGAAGGGGACTTCCCTCAAGAAGGGTCTTTTCATTTTCCTTCTTATAACTTTTACTACTGCCTTTTTTGTGATTTTCTTTACGATAAGTAAAGAGACGATTAGTGCTCTCTTTAAGCTGAATAAGTTATCCCTTTTGTTGGCTTTCTCCTGTATATTTGCCTCTTGGACTTTTGAGTTTCTAAGGTTTAGAGAGCTTATACGTGCTGCAGGCTGGGATATAAGCTTTCTTGATGGTTTAGTGCTTGTATGGATAAACTATTTCGGCTGTGCTGTTACTCCTCTTCAAAGTGGTGGAGGGCCATTTCAGATATATGTCCTCTATAGGAAAAACGTTCCCATCGGTATAGGCTTTGCTGTTACTCTCATAAGAACCTTAATAACGCTTATAATACTTAGCTTTGCAGGTCCTATAATAATATTTGCTCATCCCGAAATGACTGAAAATGCCCTTTTAAAGGGAATGATGATATATGTTTCCGTTTTCCTTGTTGGCGTTTCTATTCTTATCTTTATAAGCCTGAAGAGGGTTGAGCTAATAAGGAAGATAGCGATGTGGGTGGTTCTTTTCCTTCATAGGTTAGGGCTTTTTAGAAAGGTTGGGCCTAGGTATGTGATAAGACGGATTAATAAGGAGATAGAGCTTTATAATGATAACTTTAGGGTTCTTATCGGGAAAGGTAAGAGGCATCTTGCATTAGCTATAGCTTATAGCTTCTTACAGCTTCTTGCTCACTTTCTTGCCCTTCCCTCAGTGATGTGGGGAATGGGTTTAAGCTTTGAATTGGATAAGGTTCTGATGATTCAAGCGGTTTTCTTATTTATACTCTATTTCGTTCCTACACCTGGCGGGAGCGGTGTGGCAGAGGGTGGAGCTGCTATATTATTCCGTTACGTAATGCCTGCACATATGGCTGGCGTTATGGCTGTCTTGTGGAGGTTTTTCACGGATTATATACCTATAATACTTGGAGGTATAGTTACGCTTAAGATATTTGGCCTTAGAACCCTTGAAGAGGTGATGAAGCCTGGGGAGGAAGGGCTTCAATGA
- a CDS encoding MGMT family protein translates to MFSSSFSSSPLGSVLPRGWLKKVLEDYLSGKDKSLSYPLDFTGVSLKLFPIYSLLLKIPPGRTISYGELARQACTSPRAVGTAMRLNRHVLFIPCHRVVKSDGSLGGFSCGIEVKRWLIAHELDKI, encoded by the coding sequence TTGTTCTCCTCTTCTTTTTCCTCTTCTCCTTTAGGGAGTGTTTTACCTCGAGGTTGGCTTAAAAAGGTTCTCGAGGATTATCTTTCGGGTAAAGATAAGAGTCTCTCTTATCCTCTTGATTTTACTGGGGTTTCATTGAAGCTCTTTCCTATATACTCCCTATTGTTGAAGATCCCACCTGGAAGGACTATATCTTATGGAGAGCTTGCTCGTCAAGCCTGTACGTCTCCACGTGCTGTAGGTACAGCTATGAGACTTAATAGACATGTTCTTTTCATTCCCTGTCATAGGGTTGTTAAAAGTGATGGCAGTTTGGGAGGTTTTTCATGTGGTATTGAGGTTAAACGCTGGCTTATAGCGCATGAGCTTGACAAAATTTGA
- the hrcA gene encoding heat-inducible transcriptional repressor HrcA, with product MTERQKKILIALVKDYIESAEPVGSRTLSKKYFPTLSPATIRNEIADLEEMGFFYQPHTSAGRVPTNRAYRYYVNAILSGEEELSIDEHLFMDFVNKTKEEVELLLRRIGKLLSKATDYLSVVVALRSRESTIRKIELVRLDSMHAMMIIVTEGGWVHHKVISLQENISAEELEELGRYINEKLSGRTLGSLNEALLREIIKRLEEYRTICVETVQALREIKEKIESKVYLEGRTNILKLPEFKDVEKMRIILEVLEEEDFMAKMLTELSREKNISVIIGEENPVEKMRDCSLVTASYNLGGKIMGVLGIIGPTRMDYKKVISIMKAMTQVFESS from the coding sequence TTGACTGAAAGACAAAAGAAGATACTTATTGCGCTTGTTAAGGATTATATAGAGAGTGCGGAGCCGGTAGGGTCGAGGACTCTGTCGAAGAAGTACTTTCCTACGTTAAGTCCCGCTACGATTAGAAATGAGATAGCGGATCTTGAGGAGATGGGATTTTTCTATCAGCCTCACACTTCTGCTGGTAGGGTGCCTACTAACAGAGCTTATAGATATTATGTCAATGCCATATTAAGTGGAGAGGAAGAGCTTTCTATAGATGAGCATCTTTTTATGGATTTCGTTAACAAGACTAAAGAAGAGGTAGAGTTGCTTTTAAGGAGAATTGGTAAGCTTCTATCAAAGGCTACAGATTACTTAAGCGTTGTAGTTGCCTTAAGGTCGAGGGAAAGCACTATAAGGAAGATCGAACTTGTGAGACTGGATTCTATGCATGCTATGATGATAATAGTGACAGAGGGAGGCTGGGTTCACCATAAGGTTATATCTCTCCAGGAGAATATAAGTGCTGAGGAGCTTGAAGAGCTTGGGAGATATATAAATGAAAAGCTAAGTGGTAGAACATTGGGTAGTCTTAATGAAGCGCTTTTGAGGGAAATTATTAAGAGGCTTGAGGAATACAGAACTATTTGCGTTGAAACTGTTCAAGCTCTTAGAGAGATTAAAGAAAAGATCGAGAGTAAGGTTTATCTGGAGGGTAGAACCAATATACTTAAGCTTCCTGAATTTAAAGATGTAGAGAAGATGAGGATAATTCTTGAGGTCTTAGAAGAAGAAGATTTTATGGCTAAAATGCTTACCGAGCTTTCTAGAGAGAAGAATATAAGCGTAATAATAGGGGAAGAAAACCCGGTAGAAAAGATGAGGGATTGTAGCTTGGTTACGGCTAGCTATAATTTGGGCGGTAAGATAATGGGAGTTTTAGGTATAATTGGTCCCACTCGTATGGATTACAAGAAAGTTATATCTATTATGAAGGCTATGACTCAGGTTTTCGAATCAAGTTAA
- the grpE gene encoding nucleotide exchange factor GrpE has product MKSLRKRPSKKEYKKLLERIKEAEEEKLELRKLIDSYRNMLAKMQIDFDSFRKRVERDKEIERAMASERIIREILPVLDNLEHAANASLDSNGNASIANGIKMILRQLLNVLAKEGLEVVPTVGSEFDPSIHEAVEVIPIDSDEEDGKVILEVRKGYTLGGRVIRPALVKVGKKG; this is encoded by the coding sequence ATGAAATCTCTTCGTAAAAGACCGAGTAAAAAAGAATATAAAAAGCTTCTAGAGAGGATTAAAGAAGCAGAAGAGGAAAAGCTTGAGTTAAGGAAGCTTATAGATAGCTATAGGAATATGTTAGCAAAGATGCAGATAGATTTTGATAGTTTTAGAAAGCGTGTTGAAAGGGATAAGGAGATCGAGCGTGCTATGGCTTCCGAAAGAATAATAAGGGAGATTCTTCCTGTGCTTGATAACCTTGAGCATGCTGCTAATGCTAGCCTTGATTCTAATGGTAACGCTAGCATAGCTAATGGTATAAAGATGATCTTAAGACAGCTTTTAAACGTCCTTGCTAAAGAAGGGCTTGAGGTTGTACCTACTGTGGGAAGCGAGTTTGATCCCTCTATTCATGAAGCGGTTGAAGTTATTCCTATTGACAGTGATGAAGAGGATGGAAAAGTGATTTTGGAGGTTAGAAAAGGATACACTTTGGGTGGCAGGGTTATAAGGCCTGCCTTAGTAAAAGTTGGGAAAAAGGGGTGA
- the dnaK gene encoding molecular chaperone DnaK, translating to MVSKEKVVGIDLGTTNSVIAVVEGGQPIVIPNAEGSRLTPSVVAFTKDGQRLVGQLAKRQAIVNPERTIVSIKRKMGTDYKVVIDGKAYTPQEISAMILQKLKQDAEAYLGVPIRKAVITVPAYFTDAQRQATKDAGVIAGLEVLRIINEPTASALAYGLDKQGEQTILVFDLGGGTFDVSILEVGDGVFEVKATCGDNHLGGDDWDQKIIDWLVSEFRRETGIDLRNDRMAMQRLKEAAEKAKIELSSMVETIISLPFISADHTGPKHLERTLTRAKFEEMTHDLVERLVGPTLRALEDAKLSPSDISKVLLVGGSTRMPMVQRKVKELLGKDPSKEINPDECVAIGAAIQAAILAGEVRDVVLVDVTPLSLGIETLGGVFTKIIERNTPIPVSKSQIFTTAVDNQTSVEIHVLQGERPMAADNVTLGRFILSGIPPAPRGVPQIEVTFNIDVNGILQVSAKDLATGKQQAITIKSTRLSEAEIERMRKEADLYAEEDRKKKELAEARNQADSLIYSTERTMRDFQDKITSAEKEELNKAIEELRSKMSGNDINAIKKATEELTNKLHKVTSRLYASGAQAHGSQGSPGAGSSGSTMDANFREASGGSK from the coding sequence ATGGTAAGCAAAGAAAAAGTTGTTGGAATTGACCTTGGAACTACTAACTCAGTTATAGCTGTAGTCGAGGGCGGTCAGCCCATAGTTATACCTAATGCAGAAGGGAGTAGGTTAACCCCTTCAGTTGTTGCCTTTACAAAAGATGGGCAACGACTTGTGGGGCAGCTTGCTAAAAGGCAAGCTATAGTTAATCCTGAAAGGACAATAGTTTCCATAAAGCGTAAAATGGGGACAGACTATAAGGTGGTCATCGACGGAAAAGCCTATACTCCACAGGAGATCTCAGCTATGATACTTCAGAAGCTTAAGCAGGATGCGGAAGCTTACCTTGGTGTTCCCATTAGAAAGGCGGTCATAACTGTTCCTGCCTACTTCACTGATGCTCAGAGACAAGCTACAAAAGATGCAGGCGTTATAGCTGGTCTTGAGGTTTTAAGAATAATAAACGAGCCGACAGCCTCTGCTTTAGCCTATGGTCTTGACAAGCAAGGGGAACAGACGATACTCGTTTTCGACCTAGGTGGTGGTACCTTTGATGTATCCATACTTGAGGTTGGGGATGGGGTGTTCGAGGTTAAAGCTACATGTGGGGATAACCATCTTGGTGGAGATGACTGGGATCAAAAGATAATTGACTGGCTTGTTAGCGAATTTAGAAGGGAAACCGGTATAGACCTTAGAAATGATAGAATGGCTATGCAGAGGTTAAAGGAAGCTGCTGAAAAGGCTAAGATCGAGCTTTCCTCTATGGTGGAAACCATAATAAGCTTACCTTTTATTTCAGCTGACCATACTGGACCGAAGCACCTTGAAAGAACTTTAACAAGGGCAAAATTCGAGGAAATGACGCATGATCTCGTTGAGAGGCTTGTTGGCCCCACTTTGAGGGCCTTAGAGGACGCGAAGCTTTCTCCTTCTGATATAAGTAAGGTTCTTTTGGTTGGTGGTTCTACGAGGATGCCTATGGTTCAGAGAAAGGTTAAGGAGCTTTTGGGTAAGGATCCTTCTAAGGAGATTAACCCTGATGAGTGTGTTGCTATAGGTGCTGCGATACAGGCTGCCATACTTGCTGGGGAAGTTAGAGATGTCGTCTTGGTGGATGTAACTCCGTTGTCGCTCGGTATAGAGACCTTAGGTGGAGTTTTCACTAAGATAATAGAGAGGAATACTCCCATACCTGTTTCTAAAAGTCAGATCTTTACTACGGCTGTCGATAATCAGACTTCTGTTGAGATACATGTTCTTCAAGGAGAGCGTCCAATGGCTGCTGATAATGTCACCCTAGGTAGGTTTATTTTAAGTGGCATACCTCCTGCACCAAGAGGTGTTCCACAGATTGAAGTAACCTTTAACATCGACGTTAACGGTATACTTCAGGTTTCTGCAAAAGATCTTGCTACAGGGAAGCAACAGGCGATAACCATAAAGTCTACCAGGCTTTCTGAAGCTGAGATAGAGAGGATGAGGAAAGAGGCCGATCTTTACGCTGAGGAGGATAGAAAGAAGAAGGAGCTCGCCGAGGCCCGAAATCAGGCGGATAGTCTTATTTATTCCACGGAGAGGACCATGCGCGATTTCCAAGATAAAATCACAAGTGCTGAAAAAGAGGAACTTAATAAGGCAATAGAGGAGCTTCGTTCTAAGATGAGCGGTAACGATATAAATGCTATAAAGAAGGCTACAGAGGAGCTAACTAATAAGCTTCATAAGGTTACTTCAAGGCTTTACGCTAGTGGTGCCCAAGCTCATGGTTCTCAGGGATCTCCTGGAGCCGGAAGCTCAGGTAGCACTATGGATGCTAACTTCAGGGAGGCAAGTGGTGGTAGTAAGTAA